In a genomic window of Pseudomonas putida:
- a CDS encoding alkene reductase, giving the protein MQQSVDRAQSPLLREIKVGAYRLRNRVVMSPMSRGRASPDDMPTALMTEYYGQRAGAGLIITESAQVSRQGKGYRNSPGIYTHEQMLAWQGIVQRVHQGGSIIFMQLWHCGRSSHPDLQENAERPVAPSAIRPDVEVQTDTGLKAVPVPRALETDEIPQIIEQYYQAALKAKAAGFDGIEVHAGNGFLLDQFLRDGTNQRTDRYGGCVENRCRLLLEIVQVLIPVWGADKIGVRFSPQSTYGDIRDSDPEALYTHAVRELDRFGLAYLHFAEGELLSSREVPGLDFRKMRALFNGPVIGNNGYDFGQANEALSGGKLDMVAFARLFAANPDLVERFRLGAGLNELDMNTLQSGQATGYTDYPTLAAVSSPR; this is encoded by the coding sequence ATGCAGCAATCTGTTGATCGCGCGCAGAGCCCGCTTTTGCGCGAAATAAAAGTGGGTGCCTATCGTTTGCGCAATCGGGTGGTGATGTCGCCGATGTCCCGTGGGCGCGCCAGCCCTGATGACATGCCCACGGCGCTGATGACCGAGTACTACGGTCAACGGGCAGGGGCGGGGCTAATCATTACCGAGTCGGCGCAGGTTTCCCGCCAGGGCAAGGGCTACCGCAACTCGCCGGGCATTTACACCCATGAGCAAATGCTCGCCTGGCAAGGGATCGTCCAGCGCGTGCATCAGGGCGGCAGCATCATCTTCATGCAGCTGTGGCACTGCGGCAGGAGTTCCCATCCGGATCTTCAGGAGAACGCCGAACGGCCGGTGGCACCATCGGCCATACGCCCCGACGTCGAGGTCCAGACCGACACTGGCCTTAAGGCCGTGCCTGTGCCGCGCGCTCTGGAAACCGATGAAATCCCGCAGATCATCGAGCAGTACTATCAGGCCGCCCTGAAGGCAAAGGCCGCCGGGTTCGATGGCATCGAAGTTCATGCCGGCAACGGATTTTTGCTCGATCAGTTTCTGCGCGATGGCACCAACCAGCGAACCGACCGTTATGGCGGCTGCGTGGAAAACCGTTGTCGCCTGTTGCTGGAAATTGTCCAGGTGCTGATCCCGGTGTGGGGTGCCGACAAAATCGGCGTGCGGTTTTCTCCGCAATCCACCTACGGCGATATCCGCGACAGCGATCCCGAGGCGCTCTATACCCATGCAGTCAGGGAGTTGGACCGATTCGGCCTGGCCTACCTGCATTTTGCCGAGGGTGAGTTGCTGTCGAGTCGAGAGGTTCCCGGCCTGGACTTCCGGAAAATGCGTGCGCTGTTCAATGGTCCGGTCATCGGCAACAACGGCTATGACTTCGGCCAGGCCAATGAGGCGCTGAGCGGCGGCAAGTTGGACATGGTTGCGTTCGCCCGGCTGTTTGCCGCCAACCCGGATCTGGTCGAGCGGTTCCGCCTGGGGGCCGGGCTGAACGAGCTGGACATGAACACGCTGCAGTCCGGACAGGCAACGGGCTACACGGACTATCCGACCTTGGCGGCCGTTTCATCACCCCGGTGA
- a CDS encoding LysR family transcriptional regulator — MSLTLRQVRYFVATAEIGQISQAAIHLNISQSAVTTAIKELEGMLGALLFQRSAQGMSLTDAGRHFLNRAYVILRSVDDALNSPLPDVRASGLLRVAASYTVIGYFLPHHLQRLEHWHPDVAIEVHERERQAIEQGLLEGQFDMAVVLTANLTHPDIVSETLFNSERRLWLPSHHPLCERSSVSLADVAREPFILLTVDEAEQSAMRYWEHAHQQPNVRVRTSSVEAVRSMVANGSGVAILSDLVHRPWSLEGKRIETVTITDKVTPMSVGLAWHRERELSPAMHAFRNYFHDAFLAPQQHSARR, encoded by the coding sequence ATGTCACTGACCCTGCGCCAGGTCCGCTACTTCGTCGCCACCGCCGAGATCGGGCAAATCTCGCAAGCGGCGATTCATTTGAATATTTCCCAGTCAGCGGTGACCACCGCGATCAAGGAGCTGGAAGGCATGCTCGGCGCCCTGCTGTTCCAGCGCTCGGCCCAGGGCATGAGCCTGACCGACGCCGGACGGCATTTTCTCAATCGCGCCTACGTGATTTTGCGCAGCGTCGACGACGCCCTGAACAGCCCGCTGCCCGACGTGCGCGCCAGCGGCCTGCTGCGCGTGGCGGCCAGTTACACAGTGATCGGCTACTTCCTGCCGCACCATCTGCAACGGCTGGAACACTGGCACCCGGACGTGGCCATTGAAGTGCATGAGCGGGAACGCCAGGCCATCGAGCAAGGGTTGCTGGAAGGCCAGTTCGACATGGCGGTGGTGCTCACGGCGAACCTCACGCACCCGGACATCGTCTCCGAAACCCTGTTCAACTCCGAACGCCGGCTATGGCTACCCAGCCATCACCCGCTGTGCGAGCGCTCGTCCGTGAGTCTGGCCGATGTGGCCAGGGAGCCGTTCATCCTGCTGACCGTCGACGAAGCCGAACAGAGCGCCATGCGTTATTGGGAACATGCCCATCAGCAACCGAATGTGCGGGTGCGCACCAGTTCCGTGGAGGCAGTGCGCAGCATGGTGGCCAACGGCAGCGGCGTGGCGATCCTTTCCGACCTGGTGCACCGCCCGTGGTCGCTGGAAGGCAAACGCATCGAAACCGTGACCATCACTGACAAGGTCACCCCCATGAGTGTTGGCCTGGCCTGGCACCGCGAGCGGGAATTGAGCCCGGCGATGCATGCGTTTCGCAATTACTTCCATGATGCGTTTCTGGCCCCGCAGCAGCATTCGGCGCGGCGTTGA
- a CDS encoding 5-oxoprolinase subunit PxpA translates to MQAVDFNSDMGEGFGPWTIGDGVDNELMGFISTANVATGFHAGDPGTMRRTVEQAKRLGVAVGAHPGFRDLVGFGRRHINAPAQELVDDMLYQLGALRELARVQGVTLQHIKPHGALYMHLARDEEAARLLVENLQRLEPELLLYCMPNSVIWRVAKELGQPVIREFYADREYDLSGSIVFTRNVRAYDPAQVAARVLRACQEGVVRTVEGEDLAIEFDSICLHSDTPGALALVEATRKALDDAGIKVRAPR, encoded by the coding sequence ATGCAGGCAGTAGATTTCAATTCGGACATGGGCGAAGGCTTCGGCCCGTGGACCATCGGCGATGGCGTCGACAACGAGCTGATGGGCTTCATCAGCACCGCCAACGTCGCCACCGGTTTCCATGCCGGCGACCCCGGCACCATGCGCCGTACCGTCGAGCAGGCCAAGCGCCTGGGCGTGGCCGTCGGTGCCCATCCGGGCTTCCGTGACCTGGTCGGTTTCGGTCGCCGCCACATCAATGCACCGGCCCAGGAGCTGGTGGACGACATGCTGTATCAGCTCGGCGCCCTGCGTGAACTGGCCCGGGTTCAAGGCGTCACCCTGCAACACATCAAACCCCACGGCGCGCTGTACATGCACCTGGCCCGGGACGAGGAAGCGGCCCGCCTGCTGGTGGAAAACCTGCAGCGCCTGGAGCCCGAACTGTTGCTGTATTGCATGCCCAACTCGGTGATCTGGCGTGTCGCCAAAGAACTCGGCCAACCGGTGATCCGCGAGTTCTACGCCGACCGCGAATACGACCTCAGTGGCTCCATCGTCTTTACCCGCAACGTGCGTGCCTACGACCCGGCGCAAGTGGCGGCGCGGGTGCTGCGTGCCTGTCAGGAAGGCGTGGTGCGCACCGTCGAGGGCGAGGACCTGGCGATCGAATTCGATTCCATCTGCCTGCACAGCGATACACCGGGGGCTCTGGCCTTGGTCGAGGCCACGCGCAAGGCACTGGATGATGCGGGGATCAAGGTTCGCGCACCGCGCTAA
- a CDS encoding LysE family translocator has translation MSSLDSLLAFTFAATVLTLTPGLDTALVLRTATVEGRRQAFRAALGINAGCLLWGAAVAFGLGALIAVSELAFNLLKYCGAGYLAWLGLNMLLRPRRSLSPVEADARPNANWFFKGMMGNVLNPKVGIFYVSFLPQFIPQGHNLIVWTFGLVSIHVVLGLLWSTTLIGATQPLASVLRREPVIKWMDRTTGLIFVLFAARLAFSKR, from the coding sequence ATGTCCAGCCTCGACAGTCTTCTCGCCTTCACCTTCGCCGCCACGGTACTGACCCTGACACCCGGCCTGGACACCGCGCTGGTCCTGCGAACCGCAACGGTCGAAGGCCGGCGACAGGCGTTTCGCGCAGCGCTGGGTATCAATGCCGGTTGCCTGCTGTGGGGCGCCGCTGTCGCCTTCGGCCTGGGCGCGTTGATTGCGGTCTCGGAGCTGGCGTTCAACCTGTTGAAATACTGCGGCGCCGGCTACCTGGCCTGGCTCGGCTTGAACATGCTGCTGCGTCCACGGCGCTCACTCTCCCCCGTCGAAGCCGATGCCAGGCCGAACGCCAACTGGTTCTTCAAGGGCATGATGGGCAACGTGCTCAACCCCAAGGTCGGGATTTTCTACGTCTCCTTCCTCCCGCAGTTCATTCCCCAGGGGCACAACCTGATCGTCTGGACTTTCGGCCTGGTCAGCATTCACGTGGTGCTCGGCCTGCTCTGGTCCACGACCCTGATCGGCGCGACCCAACCTCTGGCCAGCGTCCTGCGACGTGAGCCGGTGATCAAATGGATGGACCGCACCACGGGCCTGATCTTCGTACTGTTTGCGGCCCGACTGGCCTTCAGCAAACGCTGA
- a CDS encoding acetyl-CoA carboxylase, translating into MAEQTVITPLPGTFYRKATPDSPNYVEPGAEVSADTVVGLIEVMKQFSELTAGRAGRLSAFMVEDGDPVEPGQVIATLDDA; encoded by the coding sequence ATGGCCGAACAAACCGTTATCACTCCGTTGCCGGGCACCTTCTACCGCAAGGCCACCCCGGACTCGCCGAACTACGTCGAGCCGGGCGCTGAAGTCAGTGCCGACACCGTGGTTGGCCTGATCGAGGTCATGAAGCAGTTTTCCGAACTGACTGCCGGCAGGGCGGGTCGCCTGAGCGCGTTTATGGTCGAAGACGGGGATCCGGTGGAGCCGGGTCAGGTCATCGCCACACTCGACGACGCGTGA
- a CDS encoding response regulator translates to MSPSIRIGIVDDHPLLREGVANSLKRRPDLQVVEQGASADDARDIAQRVRPDVMLMDVNMPGDVFASVRFISSQLEGVKVMMLTVSESENDALLALEAGASGYVLKGVSGPQLVEAIRAVARGETFISSELADKLQSNSKKHEADVQKFDLTPREEEVIREVSKGLTNREVATKLLISEKTVKHHMGCVMQKLNARNRVEAVTVLRHYWEHEALERLRFGAGDAPVETRGD, encoded by the coding sequence ATGAGTCCATCCATTCGCATCGGCATTGTCGACGATCACCCGCTGTTGCGGGAGGGCGTTGCCAATTCCTTGAAAAGACGCCCGGATCTGCAGGTGGTGGAGCAGGGCGCCAGTGCGGACGACGCAAGGGACATCGCGCAACGGGTGCGTCCGGATGTGATGTTGATGGACGTCAACATGCCGGGCGATGTGTTCGCCTCGGTGCGCTTCATTTCCTCCCAGCTGGAGGGCGTGAAGGTGATGATGCTGACGGTTTCGGAATCGGAAAACGATGCCCTGCTGGCGCTGGAGGCCGGCGCCAGCGGCTATGTGTTGAAGGGGGTCAGCGGTCCGCAATTGGTCGAGGCGATCAGGGCGGTGGCCAGGGGTGAGACATTCATTTCTTCCGAGCTTGCCGACAAACTGCAAAGCAACAGCAAGAAGCACGAAGCGGATGTCCAGAAGTTCGATCTGACCCCGCGCGAAGAGGAGGTGATTCGTGAAGTCTCAAAGGGGCTTACCAACAGGGAAGTGGCGACAAAGCTGCTGATCAGTGAAAAAACCGTCAAGCACCACATGGGCTGCGTGATGCAAAAGCTCAATGCCCGCAATCGCGTCGAAGCGGTCACGGTGCTGCGGCATTACTGGGAGCACGAAGCGCTCGAGCGCCTTCGCTTTGGTGCCGGGGATGCCCCCGTGGAAACCCGCGGCGACTGA
- a CDS encoding PaaI family thioesterase, producing MSTLDTSLQDTAAPDGVCYGCGGRNPHGLHIKSYWHEDGVHVVAEHVPDDKYCGWPDLVYGGLIAMLVDCHSNWTVMAYHYRAEQREVASLPRINCVTGNLGIKFIKPTPMGVPLTLRAKVDGEVGRKTRVICEVFAGDVLTAVGDSVFVRVDTEQLADAAHGR from the coding sequence ATGTCCACCCTCGACACATCCCTGCAAGACACCGCCGCACCAGACGGCGTTTGCTACGGCTGCGGCGGCCGCAACCCCCACGGGCTGCACATCAAGAGTTACTGGCACGAAGACGGCGTGCACGTCGTGGCCGAGCATGTGCCGGACGACAAATATTGCGGCTGGCCGGACCTGGTCTACGGCGGCCTGATCGCGATGCTGGTCGACTGCCATTCCAACTGGACTGTCATGGCCTATCACTACCGCGCCGAACAGCGCGAAGTCGCCAGCCTGCCGCGCATCAACTGCGTCACCGGCAACCTGGGCATCAAGTTCATCAAGCCGACCCCCATGGGCGTGCCGTTGACCCTGCGGGCGAAGGTGGACGGTGAGGTCGGGCGCAAGACCCGGGTGATCTGCGAAGTCTTTGCTGGCGATGTGCTCACGGCGGTGGGCGACTCGGTGTTTGTCCGGGTCGATACCGAACAATTGGCTGACGCGGCGCACGGCCGATAG
- a CDS encoding sensor histidine kinase: MANDAKIDSKNATLIAQETETPFEPAPAVDGDRNGIWGTRIWARQLSNSTQFVIAAAVILGLTMLFVGNLVSERIENAAVNSAAAAGAQYMGTFLEPYVQEMSRDNNLSDASILSLDRLTQSHSLKQHIVSIKIWRADGTVVYSTNKAITNQQFPLDEISEALKGKVVTDLNDPTEQENEWERKLNLPLYEIYAPLRDTGSSKVIAVGEFYEKADSLKLEINRVRQEVWAVVGAATLAMLTLLFFIVRRGDKIIQRQQVALRMRLQEQTRLHISNAELQRKMATATQEFSRVNELTLRRIGADLHDGPAQLLTLILIRLDDLAENCTAVDQESMETIRGAATDALREVRDLSRGLALPEINDLSLVEQLELVAQRHEQRTGTRVTLNLGPLPQVTSMPLKLCLYRFVQEVLNNAFRHANGEGQVIQAKFVNGILNISVKDSGPGMAADALQLDTTGRSRLGLAGLRYRVESLGGLFSIDSSASGTSVNAQFRL; encoded by the coding sequence ATGGCAAACGACGCAAAGATAGATTCAAAAAACGCGACGTTGATCGCGCAGGAGACCGAGACGCCATTCGAACCCGCCCCTGCTGTCGACGGGGATCGCAATGGCATCTGGGGCACGCGTATCTGGGCGCGCCAGCTCAGCAACTCGACCCAGTTCGTGATCGCCGCCGCGGTGATCCTGGGGCTGACCATGTTGTTCGTCGGCAACCTGGTGAGCGAGCGCATCGAAAACGCCGCGGTGAACAGCGCAGCGGCCGCGGGCGCTCAGTACATGGGGACGTTTCTGGAACCCTATGTGCAGGAGATGAGTCGCGACAACAACCTTTCGGATGCCAGTATCCTGTCCCTGGACCGTCTCACCCAAAGCCATTCGCTGAAACAGCACATTGTCTCGATCAAAATCTGGCGGGCCGATGGCACGGTGGTCTACAGCACCAACAAAGCCATTACCAACCAACAATTCCCGCTGGACGAGATCAGCGAGGCGCTCAAGGGCAAAGTGGTCACCGACCTTAATGACCCGACCGAGCAAGAGAACGAGTGGGAGCGCAAGCTCAACCTGCCGCTGTATGAGATCTATGCGCCCCTGCGCGATACCGGCTCGAGCAAGGTCATTGCGGTGGGCGAATTCTATGAAAAGGCCGATAGCCTGAAGCTGGAGATCAATCGCGTCCGCCAGGAGGTATGGGCGGTGGTCGGTGCCGCCACGCTGGCGATGCTGACGCTGCTGTTTTTCATCGTGCGCCGTGGCGACAAGATCATCCAGCGCCAGCAAGTGGCACTGCGCATGCGGTTGCAGGAACAAACCCGCCTGCACATCAGTAATGCCGAACTGCAGCGCAAGATGGCCACGGCGACCCAGGAGTTTTCCCGGGTCAACGAACTCACCTTGCGACGTATCGGAGCGGATCTGCACGACGGGCCGGCGCAGCTGTTGACGCTGATTCTGATCCGTCTCGATGACCTGGCCGAGAACTGCACGGCGGTGGATCAGGAGTCGATGGAAACCATTCGTGGCGCCGCCACCGATGCCTTGCGTGAAGTCCGGGATTTGTCGCGCGGCCTGGCCCTGCCGGAAATCAACGACTTGAGTCTGGTGGAACAACTGGAACTGGTTGCGCAACGGCACGAGCAGCGCACTGGCACCCGGGTCACCCTGAACCTGGGGCCATTGCCGCAGGTCACCTCGATGCCGCTCAAGCTCTGCCTATACCGCTTTGTCCAGGAAGTCCTCAACAACGCCTTCCGGCATGCCAATGGCGAGGGCCAGGTTATCCAGGCCAAATTTGTCAACGGCATATTGAACATCAGCGTCAAGGACAGTGGTCCCGGCATGGCGGCGGACGCCTTGCAGCTCGACACTACCGGCAGAAGCCGCCTGGGGCTCGCCGGCTTGCGTTATCGCGTGGAGTCTCTGGGCGGATTGTTCAGCATCGACTCCAGTGCCTCGGGCACGTCGGTCAATGCGCAGTTCCGGCTTTAG
- a CDS encoding diiron oxygenase: protein MNSIATLSGSAAGNAARYAQMVRASKKSEWQIDRDLLQDRRFDFSRKFLPDGLSLIDRLSFLTSDEALLLSQIQGRTYAYLFGLVERFISAKMLDQGRAHVFDDQLALEALVRFSNDEIKHQELFRRMETMIGAHLPAGYRQVADPNEVARAVLASSGWAVLALTCHIELFVQTHYSQSIAPREELCLLFKDVFKFHWKDESRHVVLDELEWKAEHAKLSAAERDQAVDDLIALVAAVDGILQAQSSADAGYFIGNVSRPFSPDEAAQIHAGVLRAYRWQYIISGVQHPHFGKLLTSMTTPAQMARIQVALAPIMSH, encoded by the coding sequence ATGAACAGCATCGCGACCTTATCCGGATCAGCCGCCGGCAACGCCGCCCGTTATGCGCAAATGGTCAGGGCCTCGAAGAAATCCGAATGGCAGATCGACCGCGATCTGCTGCAAGACCGGCGCTTCGATTTCTCGCGCAAATTCCTCCCCGACGGACTGTCGCTGATCGACCGCCTGAGCTTTCTCACTTCGGACGAAGCGCTGCTGCTCAGCCAGATTCAAGGTCGCACCTACGCCTACCTCTTCGGCCTGGTCGAACGCTTCATCAGCGCCAAGATGCTCGATCAGGGCCGGGCCCATGTGTTTGACGATCAACTCGCCCTCGAAGCGCTGGTGCGTTTCTCCAACGACGAGATCAAGCACCAGGAGCTGTTCCGGCGGATGGAAACGATGATCGGCGCGCACCTGCCGGCGGGCTATCGCCAGGTCGCCGATCCCAACGAGGTGGCGCGGGCGGTGCTGGCGTCCAGCGGTTGGGCGGTGCTGGCGCTGACCTGCCACATCGAACTGTTCGTGCAGACGCACTACAGCCAAAGCATCGCCCCGCGAGAGGAGCTGTGCCTGCTGTTCAAGGACGTCTTCAAATTCCACTGGAAGGACGAAAGCCGGCACGTCGTACTCGATGAACTGGAGTGGAAAGCGGAACACGCGAAGCTCTCGGCGGCCGAGCGCGACCAGGCGGTGGATGACCTGATTGCGTTGGTGGCAGCCGTCGACGGCATCCTTCAGGCGCAGTCGTCAGCGGATGCCGGGTACTTCATCGGCAACGTTTCGCGGCCGTTCAGTCCCGATGAGGCCGCGCAAATCCACGCCGGCGTACTGCGCGCCTATCGCTGGCAATACATCATCTCGGGGGTGCAGCATCCGCACTTCGGCAAGCTGCTGACGAGCATGACAACGCCGGCACAGATGGCTCGGATCCAAGTTGCGCTGGCGCCCATCATGAGCCATTGA
- a CDS encoding sensor histidine kinase, protein MLAISALFNRLPHEAGDAIAPTRPFNLLRWFSLISFFLVSIIAVGLGTVSTQYLMIESLERDALLSAQFIQTIATGEIRHHGLTGMQMGDVLATTSYAMLTPEMSQNRQRARAEFLGHLADFPDSLLISLYSPQRSVIWSTNPNLIGKQFLDDEALEAAFHARDRVSTKYSAADEARPEQQFLHPPKAFFIESYIPLLDDLGNTLVMVEIYKEPSDLMERLDRGHWIIWLSTALGGVLLYFGLYWIVRRASAQLESQEAQLVANKTYAGLIEMSTAVAHSLRNPLACIRSSAELADEMEGQPARKNIADIVSQVDRMSKWVHELLLCLRPIRGEAELVEPMVVAQATLSSFSTQLGQSGIQVVFSNEPTPRVVSNPLLLSQILNSLIAHAIEAMPTGGTLTIEPTLDETQQWLHLNVYDTGDGMTRQQELMAFKSFYTTKDGRLGIGLIMVKQIMESFGGEASLSSHERTGTMMRLTFKVVERKNNVLRKSA, encoded by the coding sequence ATGCTTGCCATTTCAGCACTGTTCAATCGCCTGCCTCATGAAGCCGGTGACGCCATCGCGCCCACCCGGCCTTTCAACCTTCTGCGCTGGTTTTCGCTGATCAGCTTCTTCCTCGTCAGCATCATCGCCGTTGGCCTGGGCACGGTCTCAACCCAATACCTGATGATCGAAAGCCTGGAGCGCGATGCACTGCTCTCAGCGCAGTTCATCCAGACCATCGCCACCGGCGAGATCCGCCACCACGGCCTGACCGGCATGCAAATGGGCGATGTGCTGGCGACCACCTCCTACGCCATGCTCACGCCAGAGATGTCGCAAAACCGGCAACGGGCGCGCGCCGAGTTCCTCGGCCACCTTGCCGACTTTCCGGACTCGCTGCTGATCAGCCTCTACTCCCCGCAACGGAGCGTGATCTGGTCGACCAATCCCAATTTGATCGGCAAGCAATTTCTCGACGACGAGGCGCTCGAAGCGGCCTTCCACGCCAGGGACCGGGTGTCCACCAAGTACAGCGCAGCCGACGAGGCCCGCCCCGAACAGCAGTTTTTGCATCCGCCGAAAGCGTTCTTCATCGAGAGCTACATCCCGCTGCTGGATGACCTGGGCAACACGCTGGTGATGGTGGAAATCTACAAGGAGCCCTCCGACCTGATGGAAAGGCTCGACCGTGGCCACTGGATCATCTGGCTGTCCACCGCACTGGGCGGGGTGCTGCTGTATTTCGGGCTGTACTGGATCGTTCGCCGTGCCTCGGCGCAGCTGGAATCGCAGGAGGCGCAACTGGTGGCCAACAAGACCTATGCCGGGCTGATCGAGATGTCCACGGCGGTGGCCCACAGTTTGCGTAATCCGCTGGCCTGCATCCGCTCCAGTGCGGAACTTGCCGATGAAATGGAAGGCCAGCCGGCGCGCAAGAACATCGCCGATATCGTCAGCCAGGTCGACCGGATGTCGAAGTGGGTGCATGAACTGCTGCTGTGCCTGCGCCCGATTCGTGGCGAGGCCGAACTGGTGGAGCCGATGGTGGTGGCACAGGCCACGCTGAGCAGCTTCAGCACGCAGCTGGGCCAGTCGGGTATCCAGGTGGTGTTCAGCAACGAACCGACGCCCCGGGTGGTCAGCAATCCGCTGTTGCTCTCGCAGATCCTCAACAGCCTGATCGCCCATGCGATCGAAGCCATGCCGACGGGAGGGACTTTGACCATCGAGCCCACCCTGGACGAAACCCAGCAATGGCTGCATCTGAACGTCTATGACACCGGGGATGGCATGACCCGGCAGCAGGAACTGATGGCCTTCAAATCCTTCTACACGACCAAGGACGGCAGGCTTGGCATCGGGTTGATCATGGTCAAGCAGATCATGGAAAGCTTTGGTGGCGAGGCCAGCCTGAGCAGCCATGAACGAACGGGGACGATGATGCGCCTGACCTTCAAGGTGGTCGAAAGAAAGAACAACGTACTGCGCAAATCGGCGTAG
- a CDS encoding DUF4437 domain-containing protein, whose product MPTRILALASLLTTSLLAPAAFAGSEPSADTTVIVPVTAMHFYQNKEGLTIANGWGDPATGAHSNFIKMQGNTASPLHTHSYSYYGVVINGVVANEPTATGADHPLAAGSYWYQKGGEPHVTKCISQTECLFFVTSKGPFDFAKTK is encoded by the coding sequence ATGCCCACTCGAATCCTCGCCCTCGCATCGCTTCTGACCACGTCCTTGCTGGCCCCCGCCGCCTTCGCCGGCTCTGAGCCGAGTGCCGATACCACGGTCATCGTCCCCGTGACAGCGATGCACTTTTACCAAAACAAGGAAGGCCTGACGATTGCCAATGGTTGGGGTGACCCGGCCACCGGCGCGCACAGCAACTTCATCAAAATGCAAGGCAACACCGCCAGCCCGCTGCATACCCACAGCTACAGCTACTACGGTGTGGTGATCAACGGTGTCGTGGCCAACGAGCCGACCGCCACCGGCGCCGATCATCCGCTGGCCGCGGGTTCGTACTGGTATCAGAAAGGCGGCGAGCCCCATGTCACCAAGTGCATTTCGCAAACCGAATGCCTGTTCTTCGTGACCTCCAAAGGTCCGTTCGATTTCGCAAAAACCAAATAA
- a CDS encoding DinB family protein: MLAALFEFKAKSNREILSDLAKSGLDASHPDGLTAIRTMNHTHVVDQIFRAHLTGTTHRYAAANTPETPALADLATHISELDAWYIEYAASLTAAQLQEQIVFTFTDGKPGRMSREEMLLHVITHGAYHRGAVGLILFRQGTTPPAETFTRYLHEAEPARRQ, encoded by the coding sequence ATGCTCGCAGCACTGTTTGAATTCAAGGCCAAATCCAATCGGGAAATTCTGTCCGATCTGGCCAAATCGGGTCTGGATGCCAGCCATCCCGACGGCCTGACCGCCATCCGCACGATGAACCACACCCATGTCGTCGATCAGATCTTCCGGGCGCACCTGACGGGCACGACACACCGTTACGCGGCGGCCAATACGCCTGAAACGCCGGCGCTGGCCGATCTCGCGACGCATATCAGTGAACTGGATGCCTGGTACATCGAGTACGCCGCTTCGCTGACCGCCGCCCAGCTTCAGGAACAGATCGTCTTCACCTTCACCGATGGCAAGCCGGGGCGCATGAGCCGGGAGGAAATGCTGCTCCATGTCATTACCCATGGCGCCTACCACCGGGGAGCGGTGGGCCTGATTCTGTTCAGGCAAGGCACGACGCCACCGGCGGAAACCTTCACGCGTTATCTGCACGAAGCCGAGCCAGCGCGGCGTCAGTGA
- a CDS encoding AraC family transcriptional regulator, giving the protein MLDALSDVLRVIRLSGGVFLEAELTAPWCINGRLSEEDCKPFQQTPRHVIASHFVATGHMQIRVEGQATIEVAAGELVLLPHNDTHAFGSDLGIAPMPVKDVIQPPPVGSISRIRYGGGGAVATQLLCGFLGCDTPFSPLLSSLPALLKLDLRATPSGAWIESSFRFAVSEIAAGRVGSTTVIAKLSELLFVEAVSQYVASLPAERRGWLAGLRDPQIGRALALLHARPTDNWTAEGLAVEVGMSRSVFAERFTTLVGQPPMQYLTLWRMHVAAQQLREGRGNVAQIGFAVGYDSEAAFSRAFKRQFGTSPGTWRKQSG; this is encoded by the coding sequence ATGCTGGATGCGCTGTCTGATGTCTTGCGTGTGATTCGGCTGTCTGGAGGGGTCTTCCTCGAGGCGGAACTCACCGCGCCCTGGTGCATCAACGGCAGACTGTCCGAGGAGGATTGCAAGCCCTTCCAGCAGACACCGCGACATGTCATCGCTTCGCATTTCGTCGCCACCGGTCACATGCAAATACGCGTCGAGGGGCAGGCCACCATCGAGGTGGCGGCCGGCGAACTGGTGCTGCTGCCGCACAACGACACCCATGCGTTCGGCAGTGACCTGGGCATCGCCCCGATGCCGGTGAAGGACGTGATCCAGCCGCCGCCGGTCGGCAGCATTTCTCGCATCAGGTACGGTGGGGGCGGCGCGGTGGCCACGCAGCTTTTGTGCGGCTTTCTCGGTTGCGACACGCCCTTCAGCCCGTTGCTGTCGTCGCTGCCGGCCTTGTTGAAACTGGACCTGCGCGCAACGCCCTCGGGGGCCTGGATCGAAAGCTCGTTCCGCTTCGCCGTCAGCGAGATCGCGGCGGGACGGGTCGGCTCGACGACGGTCATCGCCAAGCTCTCGGAATTGCTCTTCGTCGAAGCCGTCAGCCAGTACGTCGCCAGCCTCCCGGCCGAACGCCGTGGCTGGCTGGCGGGCTTGCGCGACCCACAGATCGGCCGCGCCCTGGCGCTGCTCCATGCCCGCCCAACCGACAATTGGACGGCCGAAGGCCTGGCCGTGGAAGTGGGCATGTCGCGCTCGGTGTTCGCCGAACGCTTCACTACCCTGGTCGGGCAACCGCCCATGCAATACCTGACGCTCTGGCGCATGCACGTGGCGGCGCAACAGCTGCGTGAAGGTCGGGGCAACGTGGCGCAAATCGGCTTCGCCGTGGGTTACGATTCCGAAGCCGCGTTCAGCCGTGCCTTCAAACGCCAGTTCGGCACTTCTCCCGGCACGTGGCGCAAACAGTCAGGTTAG